The Acidobacteriota bacterium genome includes the window CCGGCCGTACGGAGATCCGGTGACGGGAGCGGTTCGTATTCCGCGGCACGCCGGCGTTTCGCCAGCTCGGCTCTCAGCATTGCAAGCCCGATCATCAGCGCAAGGATACCGAAAGCGTTGAGGCGAAGGGGGAGATGGAATGCGCTGGAGACGGTTTCCGGTGTCGACTGCACCTGGTGGAGCGAGTTCCACCATTTGACCGAAAAGTAGACGATCGGGACGTCGACGTACGCGATGATCGTCGCGACCGCCGACCAGGTTGCGCGCTGCATCGGATCCTCGACGAAGCGGCGGAGCGTGAGGATCCCGATGAAGGCGAAGAGAAGCACGGCCATCGTCGTGAGCCTCGGGTCCCAGTCCCACCAGACGCCCCAGGTCGGTTTCGCCCAGATCGACCCCTGGATGCAGAGGAGCGCGGAGAGGACGATTCCGATCTCGATCCACGCTTCGTGACGCGCATCCCACTTCGGATTCGAGGTCCAGAGCCATCCGATCGCCGAGACCAGCGCGAATGTCAGGGCGAGCATCGCGTTCCAGGCGGTCGGGACGTGGACGTACATGATGCGCTGTACGTCCCCCATGTACATCTCCGCCGGAGCGACGGCGAGACCGAGGTACGACCCGGCGAGGACGAGGAGAACGCCCGCGGAAAGGAGAAGAACCCCGTTTCGGATTGACCTTCGATTCATGCGTGATTGGCCGCGTGAGATCCGCCCGCGGCGAGGTCGACGACTCTGGGAAAAAGTAAACCACAGAGGGACCAGTAAATTGCATCGAATATCAGCAGAAGTGTGACCCATGAAGAGAGCTGGTTCATCGCATCGCCGGTCAGGGCGAGCATCGCGGCCTTCGACATCGCGAGAAGTACGGGAACAATGAGCGGAAAGAGAAGAAGCGGAAGGATCAGGGCCCGGGCGCGCGTCTTCGCCGTCATCGCGGCGTAAAGGGTGCCGGGGGCGGCGAGTCCCGCCGAGCCGGCGAAGAGGATCAGTGCGACCTTGCCGAGCCCGTCACCCGGGATGTCGTAGAGCACGAGCGCCATCGGGAGGAGGATGAGCGAGATGGCGCAGAGGAGAAGTGTGTTGGAGATCGCCTTCCCGTAGTAGATCGTGCGGGCCGTGACGGGGAGCAGCAGCATCGTCTCGAGCGCTCCATCGCGGATCTCCTCCTGAAAGCTCTCGGCGAGGGTGAGTGAGGATGCGAGGAGCAGGGCGAGCGAGAGGAACGATGCGGCGAGGTCGCTGAGCAGCGCCGCGCGCGGACCGACTCCGAAGCTGAATAGAAGCAGGGTAATCACGCCGAAGGCAGCGGCGGCGAGCCACGCCGCGCGACTCCGCCACTGTAGTCGGAGTTCGCGGTTCAGCGTCCGGAAGATCACGAGACCTCCAGATCGCGCGGATCGAACGACGACGATGCGCCGAAGTAGTGGCTCCGGCCGCCGTCGATGTGGAGGACGTGCGAGCTGTGCGGCAGCGCCCGCTCGACCAGATGCGTCGCCAGAACGACCGTCATTCCTCGTTCGTTCCATTCGTCGAGGAGCGAATCGATCAGACGGAAGCCGGGACGGTCGAGCTGCTCGTATGGCTCGTCCAGAATGACGAGCCGACGCCTGTCGTCTTCGGTCTGGAGAAGCGCGCGGGCGAGCGCCAGCCGTCGGCGCATCCCTGCCGAGAAGCCGTCGACCGGACGGTCGGCCGCCGCCTCGAGGTCCAT containing:
- the ccsA gene encoding cytochrome c biogenesis protein CcsA: MNRRSIRNGVLLLSAGVLLVLAGSYLGLAVAPAEMYMGDVQRIMYVHVPTAWNAMLALTFALVSAIGWLWTSNPKWDARHEAWIEIGIVLSALLCIQGSIWAKPTWGVWWDWDPRLTTMAVLLFAFIGILTLRRFVEDPMQRATWSAVATIIAYVDVPIVYFSVKWWNSLHQVQSTPETVSSAFHLPLRLNAFGILALMIGLAMLRAELAKRRRAAEYEPLPSPDLRTAGEVTS
- a CDS encoding heme exporter protein CcmB; its protein translation is MIFRTLNRELRLQWRSRAAWLAAAAFGVITLLLFSFGVGPRAALLSDLAASFLSLALLLASSLTLAESFQEEIRDGALETMLLLPVTARTIYYGKAISNTLLLCAISLILLPMALVLYDIPGDGLGKVALILFAGSAGLAAPGTLYAAMTAKTRARALILPLLLFPLIVPVLLAMSKAAMLALTGDAMNQLSSWVTLLLIFDAIYWSLCGLLFPRVVDLAAGGSHAANHA